A portion of the Lolium rigidum isolate FL_2022 chromosome 1, APGP_CSIRO_Lrig_0.1, whole genome shotgun sequence genome contains these proteins:
- the LOC124687782 gene encoding guanine nucleotide-binding protein subunit beta-like protein A — MAGSQESLVYAGVMRGHNDQVTAIATPIDNSPFIVSSSRDKSLLVWDLTNPIQATQDSSSEYGVPFRRLTGHGHFVQDVVLSSDGQFALSGSWDGELRLWDLSTGATTRRFVGHDKDVLSVAFSIDNRQIVSASRDKTIKLWNTLGECKYTIGGELGGGEGHNGWVSCVRFSPNNFAPTIVSGSWDRSVKVWNLTNCKLRNTLDGHGGYVSAVAVSPDGSLCASGGKDGVTLLWDLGEGKKLYSLDAGSIINSLCFSPNRYWLCAATHDSIKIWDLESKHIVQDLRPEITVSTKQLLYCTCLSWSADGSTLYAGYTDGTIRIYKISGFSYSS, encoded by the exons atggccggctcgCAGGAGTCCCTCGTGTACGCCGGCGTGATGCGCGGCCACAACGACCAGGTGACGGCCATCGCCACGCCCATCGACAACTCGCCCTTCAtcgtctcctcctcccgcgacaAGTCCCTCCTGGTCTGGGACCTCACCAACCCCATCCAGGCCACCCAGGACTCGAGCTCCGAGTACGGCGTCCCCTTCCGCCGCCTCACCGGCCACGGCCACTTCGTCCAGGACGTCGTCCTCAGCTCGGACGGCCAGTTCGCGCTCTCCGGATCCTGGGACGGCGAGCTCCGCCTCTGGGACCTCTCCACCGGCGCCACCACCCGCCGCTTCGTCGGCCACGACAAGGACGTCCTCTCCGTCGCCTTCTCCATCGACAACCGCCAGATCGTCTCCGCGTCCCGCGACAAGACCATCAAGCTCTGGAACACCCTCGGTGAGTGCAAGTACACCATCGGCGGCGAGCTCGGAGGCGGCGAGGGCCACAACGGCTGGGTCTCCTGCGTCCGTTTCTCCCCCAACAACTTCGCCCCAACCATCGTCTCGGGCTCGTGGGACCGCTCCGTCAAGGTGTGGAACCTCACCAACTGCAAGCTCCGCAACACCCTCGATGGCCATGGTGGGTACGTCAGTGCCGTCGCAGTGAGCCCAGACGGTTCGCTCTGCGCCTCTGGTGGTAAGGATGGAGTCACCTTGCTGTGGGATTTGGGTGAGGGCAAGAAGCTCTACTCGCTGGACGCGGGCTCCATTATCAACTCGCTCTGCTTCTCGCCCAACCGCTACTGGCTCTGCGCGGCGACACATGATTCCATCAAGATCTGGGATCTTGAGTCAAAGCACATCGTGCAGGACCTTAGGCCCGAGATCACAGTCTCCACTAAACAG CTGCTCTACTGCACTTGTTTGAGCTGGAGCGCGGATGGCAGCACTCTCTATGCTGGTTACACTGATGGAACCATCAGGATCTATAAGATCTCAGGGTTCAGCTACTCGAGCTAG